One Nerophis ophidion isolate RoL-2023_Sa linkage group LG23, RoL_Noph_v1.0, whole genome shotgun sequence genomic window carries:
- the vasnb gene encoding vasorin b isoform X1 yields the protein MPATPSPVLSRALISTENKKAKGSLTTSAAHGSNLRIIYLRVYRAVRAESGKGACKMKVSLFPLMPLLLVFVIPDVILSSGCPMDCSCSPPESILCFQRRSTTMPQGVPPFTQSLYLFANGIEQLSTEDFDGLENLEMLDLSQNKLTELPDRVFEPLASLKNLDLSSNQITHISEACFEGMELLERLYLYSNHIKTIHPAAFSGLENLLELKLQGNQLTSLPVLSMPHLLLLDLRFNVIPTLGASDLQTPNLESLKLGGVGLTNLNKDLIGSLTNLHELDISKNQLKAFPPVLKETRGLIYLNLAGNPMGPLTFQDLKNLEELQEMDISSLSLQGLPEEFPQLFPHLRKLTVAENPFNCLCTLAWFPNWLRAQSVTLERTEETRCHFPPINAGKVVQRLEHRDFGCPTTTTLTTSTVKTTVAVPLHVTTPESATTDFPPPRVNDYDANRDFNYPLPPVPASPSSSSSMDSDEEQRFCPSHTCLNGGTCRLDQYGQVECTCPPGTYGFFCEIQNDNAPSPAEPDMSMTTVSPNAPDISSRQATSTSILLDLHRYIEMRPYIRGIRLTYRNLSGPDRRPMQLSLPASYPEYRLRGLNPNSTYTVCASPLGAPNGIDSVCTQAHTTDEKNDSVTGAQIVNKKMATMLVPAVAILLLLVLVATAVGVVCYVRKKRAKGHIDLDCEPSQVELDGVKAGLDNGALPQKQTQLMIPEPVVQSSNLEYEVLLLQDHCMSGKNMSSHKPSYF from the coding sequence GCCGAGTCGGGGAAAGGAGCCTGCAAGATGAAAGTCTCTCTCTTTCCGCTGATGCCCCTCTTGCTCGTCTTCGTCATTCCTGATGTCATCTTGTCCAGTGGATGCCCGATGGACTGCTCCTGCTCTCCACCTGAATCCATCTTGTGTTTTCAGAGACGTTCCACCACAATGCCTCAGGGAGTGCCACCATTCACCCAGAGCCTCTATCTTTTTGCCAACGGCATCGAGCAGTTGTCCACGGAGGACTTTGATGGTTTGGAAAACTTAGAAATGCTCGATCTCAGTCAAAATAAACTGACAGAACTTCCGGACAGGGTGTTCGAACCTCTTGCCTCTTTAAAAAACCTGGACTTGTCATCCAACCAAATCACGCACATCTCAGAGGCATGCTTCGAAGGTATGGAGCTGCTGGAGCGTCTTTACTTGTATAGCAACCACATCAAGACCATCCATCCTGCCGCGTTTAGCGGTTTGGAGAATCTACTAGAGCTCAAATTGCAAGGCAACCAGTTGACATCTTTGCCTGTTCTATCAATGCCCCACCTGCTACTACTGGATCTCCGTTTTAATGTCATACCTACACTTGGCGCCTCAGACCTCCAAACTCCAAACCTTGAGTCTCTCAAACTAGGTGGTGTGGGACTAACTAACTTAAATAAGGATCTTATTGGTAGTTTGACAAACCTCCATGAACTGGACATCTCAAAAAACCAACTAAAAGCTTTCCCTCCAGTGCTGAAAGAAACCCGTGGACTGATTTACCTCAACCTGGCTGGGAACCCTATGGGTCCTCTTACATTTCAGGACTTAAAGAACCTTGAAGAGCTACAGGAGATGGACATTAGCAGCTTAAGCCTGCAAGGCCTCCCAGAGGAGTTCCCACAGCTTTTTCCCCACCTTAGGAAGCTAACAGTGGCAGAGAACCCCTTCAATTGTCTCTGCACCTTAGCCTGGTTCCCAAATTGGCTACGAGCCCAAAGCGTTACCCTGGAGAGAACAGAGGAGACTCGATGCCACTTCCCTCCTATCAATGCTGGCAAGGTGGTGCAGAGGCTTGAGCATCGGGATTTTGGCTGTCCTACCACAACCACTCTCACCACGAGTACTGTTAAAACTACTGTTGCCGTACCTCTACATGTTACAACCCCAGAGAGTGCCACAACAGATTTTCCACCCCCCAGGGTTAACGATTACGACGCAAACAGAGATTTTAACTACCCCTTACCCCCGGTTCCTGCTTCcccaagcagcagcagcagcatggaCTCGGATGAAGAACAGCGCTTCTGCCCTTCTCACACTTGCCTCAATGGGGGCACTTGTCGCTTGGACCAGTACGGTCAAGTAGAGTGCACATGTCCACCTGGGACCTATGGATTTTTTTGTGAAATCCAAAACGACAATGCACCCTCGCCCGCTGAGCCTGACATGTCCATGACGACCGTAAGCCCAAATGCACCTGACATCAGCTCGCGTCAGGCAACCTCAACGTCAATCCTGCTTGATCTCCACCGCTACATTGAAATGCGGCCTTACATTCGTGGAATCCGGCTGACCTATCGGAATCTCTCCGGGCCTGATCGCAGGCCAATGCAGCTCAGCCTACCGGCATCGTATCCGGAATACAGACTCAGAGGTCTGAACCCTAATTCCACTTATACCGTGTGTGCCAGTCCGCTTGGCGCCCCGAACGGCATTGACAGTGTATGCACTCAGGCGCATACCACTGACGAAAAGAACGACAGCGTCACTGGAGCTCAAATAGTTAACAAGAAAATGGCCACCATGCTGGTGCCTGCAGTAGCCATCTTGCTTCTGCTGGTGCTGGTTGCAACAGCAGTGGGCGTTGTATGCTATGTCCGCAAGAAGAGGGCTAAGGGTCACATTGACCTAGACTGTGAGCCTTCTCAGGTGGAGTTGGACGGAGTGAAAGCTGGGTTGGACAATGGGGCACTGCCTCAAAAACAAACCCAGCTTATGATCCCAGAACCCGTTGTTCAGAGCAGCAACCTGGAGTATGAAGTCTTGCTACTGCAGGACCACTGTATGTCAGGTAAAAACATGTCATCGCACAAACCGTCATACTTTTGA
- the vasnb gene encoding vasorin b isoform X2: protein MKVSLFPLMPLLLVFVIPDVILSSGCPMDCSCSPPESILCFQRRSTTMPQGVPPFTQSLYLFANGIEQLSTEDFDGLENLEMLDLSQNKLTELPDRVFEPLASLKNLDLSSNQITHISEACFEGMELLERLYLYSNHIKTIHPAAFSGLENLLELKLQGNQLTSLPVLSMPHLLLLDLRFNVIPTLGASDLQTPNLESLKLGGVGLTNLNKDLIGSLTNLHELDISKNQLKAFPPVLKETRGLIYLNLAGNPMGPLTFQDLKNLEELQEMDISSLSLQGLPEEFPQLFPHLRKLTVAENPFNCLCTLAWFPNWLRAQSVTLERTEETRCHFPPINAGKVVQRLEHRDFGCPTTTTLTTSTVKTTVAVPLHVTTPESATTDFPPPRVNDYDANRDFNYPLPPVPASPSSSSSMDSDEEQRFCPSHTCLNGGTCRLDQYGQVECTCPPGTYGFFCEIQNDNAPSPAEPDMSMTTVSPNAPDISSRQATSTSILLDLHRYIEMRPYIRGIRLTYRNLSGPDRRPMQLSLPASYPEYRLRGLNPNSTYTVCASPLGAPNGIDSVCTQAHTTDEKNDSVTGAQIVNKKMATMLVPAVAILLLLVLVATAVGVVCYVRKKRAKGHIDLDCEPSQVELDGVKAGLDNGALPQKQTQLMIPEPVVQSSNLEYEVLLLQDHCMSGKNMSSHKPSYF, encoded by the coding sequence ATGAAAGTCTCTCTCTTTCCGCTGATGCCCCTCTTGCTCGTCTTCGTCATTCCTGATGTCATCTTGTCCAGTGGATGCCCGATGGACTGCTCCTGCTCTCCACCTGAATCCATCTTGTGTTTTCAGAGACGTTCCACCACAATGCCTCAGGGAGTGCCACCATTCACCCAGAGCCTCTATCTTTTTGCCAACGGCATCGAGCAGTTGTCCACGGAGGACTTTGATGGTTTGGAAAACTTAGAAATGCTCGATCTCAGTCAAAATAAACTGACAGAACTTCCGGACAGGGTGTTCGAACCTCTTGCCTCTTTAAAAAACCTGGACTTGTCATCCAACCAAATCACGCACATCTCAGAGGCATGCTTCGAAGGTATGGAGCTGCTGGAGCGTCTTTACTTGTATAGCAACCACATCAAGACCATCCATCCTGCCGCGTTTAGCGGTTTGGAGAATCTACTAGAGCTCAAATTGCAAGGCAACCAGTTGACATCTTTGCCTGTTCTATCAATGCCCCACCTGCTACTACTGGATCTCCGTTTTAATGTCATACCTACACTTGGCGCCTCAGACCTCCAAACTCCAAACCTTGAGTCTCTCAAACTAGGTGGTGTGGGACTAACTAACTTAAATAAGGATCTTATTGGTAGTTTGACAAACCTCCATGAACTGGACATCTCAAAAAACCAACTAAAAGCTTTCCCTCCAGTGCTGAAAGAAACCCGTGGACTGATTTACCTCAACCTGGCTGGGAACCCTATGGGTCCTCTTACATTTCAGGACTTAAAGAACCTTGAAGAGCTACAGGAGATGGACATTAGCAGCTTAAGCCTGCAAGGCCTCCCAGAGGAGTTCCCACAGCTTTTTCCCCACCTTAGGAAGCTAACAGTGGCAGAGAACCCCTTCAATTGTCTCTGCACCTTAGCCTGGTTCCCAAATTGGCTACGAGCCCAAAGCGTTACCCTGGAGAGAACAGAGGAGACTCGATGCCACTTCCCTCCTATCAATGCTGGCAAGGTGGTGCAGAGGCTTGAGCATCGGGATTTTGGCTGTCCTACCACAACCACTCTCACCACGAGTACTGTTAAAACTACTGTTGCCGTACCTCTACATGTTACAACCCCAGAGAGTGCCACAACAGATTTTCCACCCCCCAGGGTTAACGATTACGACGCAAACAGAGATTTTAACTACCCCTTACCCCCGGTTCCTGCTTCcccaagcagcagcagcagcatggaCTCGGATGAAGAACAGCGCTTCTGCCCTTCTCACACTTGCCTCAATGGGGGCACTTGTCGCTTGGACCAGTACGGTCAAGTAGAGTGCACATGTCCACCTGGGACCTATGGATTTTTTTGTGAAATCCAAAACGACAATGCACCCTCGCCCGCTGAGCCTGACATGTCCATGACGACCGTAAGCCCAAATGCACCTGACATCAGCTCGCGTCAGGCAACCTCAACGTCAATCCTGCTTGATCTCCACCGCTACATTGAAATGCGGCCTTACATTCGTGGAATCCGGCTGACCTATCGGAATCTCTCCGGGCCTGATCGCAGGCCAATGCAGCTCAGCCTACCGGCATCGTATCCGGAATACAGACTCAGAGGTCTGAACCCTAATTCCACTTATACCGTGTGTGCCAGTCCGCTTGGCGCCCCGAACGGCATTGACAGTGTATGCACTCAGGCGCATACCACTGACGAAAAGAACGACAGCGTCACTGGAGCTCAAATAGTTAACAAGAAAATGGCCACCATGCTGGTGCCTGCAGTAGCCATCTTGCTTCTGCTGGTGCTGGTTGCAACAGCAGTGGGCGTTGTATGCTATGTCCGCAAGAAGAGGGCTAAGGGTCACATTGACCTAGACTGTGAGCCTTCTCAGGTGGAGTTGGACGGAGTGAAAGCTGGGTTGGACAATGGGGCACTGCCTCAAAAACAAACCCAGCTTATGATCCCAGAACCCGTTGTTCAGAGCAGCAACCTGGAGTATGAAGTCTTGCTACTGCAGGACCACTGTATGTCAGGTAAAAACATGTCATCGCACAAACCGTCATACTTTTGA